The nucleotide window CATCGCGATGACTATCGGGGTTGGGGGGGCTATGGGTGGCGCGAGCATCGCCGTGGCCGCCATTATTGATTGGGGCGCAAGGTAGGCTTAGAGTTTGGTTCTCTTATTTTTGTGCCTGGCAGTCAACGGCCAGCGCTTGACTTCAAGCTGGCAAAATAGCGCCCGTTGAGATCGAAAGGTTTATTACTTCCTCTGTATCCATTAGGGTCAGCGAAAGTATTCCTTGTTCCTCATTAAGAGCCCAATCTGAAACAATATCTATGCTAAAACTCCATATCCCTGTTAACTCTCTCGTAACAACTTGCACACCTATTTCATGGATAATGCAAAGATTTCCATTTTTCAATAAGAACAGGTCAAAAAAGACTCCGTTTAGCTGAAGTAGCTGGCTTTCGATAATTGAAGATGGCTGGGTAATAGGGACCGCTGCTAGGTAAGAATCGAATCCCACATACACAGTTTGATAACTTCCGACAAACAATATTTTAGGCTTTATGCCTGTGCCTGCAAATGCTATACCCAGCCCAAAATCTAGCTCATTTGAGTCAGATTCAAGCTCGTAGCACTCATTAATTACTTGTTGCCCAGTATCTAAGATTAGCCACTTTTCGTGCTTATTTTTGAGTACGTACTCGAGACTACTTATATGATCAAAAGATTCAGTAATAGAAATCAACATTATTCCCCTGTCAGAGGTCCATGGCGATAGCGCCCTCCCTTAGATTTAAATATTCTTCCTGTAGTCAAACGATTACCATCCCAATACGTTTCAAGTATCGAACCACCCCGCGGCCCCATTAGCAAAGAATGGCGCACTATAATTCCATCTGGTTGAATATGGACAATATTTGCTGGATTATTGTAAGCTTCTAAAATAGATTGAGCAAGGTATTGCCGAGCAGCGGGAGTATCAGATAGCCCGATTTTTTCAAGCTCACGGAGCATTCCTATAGAGCGATCAGTATTGTGCTTTGTTCCTGTTGCTTTCCCAAAGAAATACTGTAATTTTTCCTCTATTTTTGTGATATTTGCTGATTGGCTAGCGGTTGCCAGTAGTTTGCCATCAGTTATAGAAGAGCTACCCGCCTTTGCCAAGTGCTCGAATTTCGACAGCTTAGATACTTCTTCTAACGCTTTTTTACTTAGCCGTACCCCAGCCCTACCAAATAAGGCGGCTAAATCCGCAACTCCCCCTACCAAGAAGATGGCGGTGATTACATGACAGAATAAGCGGCCTCCCTCAAGCCCCAGTTGCAAAGCATTTTGGTCTCCACCTTCTGCTATGGCAACCTCTATTCGGTTGATTTTGGCATCCCATTCAGCCGAGATCGCTTCACCTACCTGTGCTCGCACCTCTTTATTTCTAACAAGCGAAATTAATCCTCTTACAGTTTCGATCGGGTGCAATATAAGTTCGGCGATTCCTTTGGGAATTGCCTGGATTTCTTCTTCTACACCCTGGATAAAACCTACGCCAAACAATGTAGTTTGTTTAGCTGCAACACCGGTCCATTTAAGCTCTGTCAGGATTTTGCATGTAAGATCGTCTTCACAGGCTTCTCGTTCTCTTAAGACCAACGCCTTTTGCTCTGTAGCCAGCCAGTTATTATCGATGGCCGCTGCTGCACTGTGTGTAGCCACGGTCGCATCGGCCCCAGTCAGTGCCGCTACACCCGCAACCAGTGTGGTCGCAAGACTGTGTTTGGCTTCCTGTTCGGAGCGCGTTTCATCTGGACGGGTCGGACTAAAGGCATGCGTTAAAATACTCGATACCGCGCCACCTAATGCCCCCGCGCCGAGGCTTTGATTCGAGGCGGCTGCGCCACCTAACCCAACCAGTGCGTGCAACGCTGCATGCGCTGGACTGCCTTCGTTTACTGCGCCAGATTTCACCAGCTCGCCAACGTAGCCTGCCCCGTGCTGTTGGAGCAAATTCACAACACCGCTTTGCACAAACTGTTCGGTTGCCCCTGTTACATTACCGGAGGCGGCTGCGGTTAACGCTGTCAATACTCGCCGGCTTAAGCCACCAGGTCCCCATTGCTGATTCAGCGCTTGCGCCTGGGCGCGCAATTCAACTGCCATGTTTTGTAATGCCTCTTGCTGCTCCACAGGCATTGGTTCATTACCCGCCATCTCGATACGCTTAGCTTGCTCGAGCTTTTGATCCACCTCCCGGGCCCGATTAAGGATAAATGTACTCGCTTCCCGACCTAATGCATGGACAATATCCAAGCCGGCTTCAATCTCCGCTTGATTAAAAATCGGTGCTAATGCTTGATGACTCTGTGCCGGATGACGGTTTAGGTCTGCAATCGTCTCTGCCGCACGGTGCCCCCTGAGGGGTGTGTTCCTTTTCTTGAGCGTCTTTTTGGGTTCGCGTGCCGATCGTCACGCCGAATTTCCCGCTATCCAGTAGATCGGAGCGTTCTGTTACAGAATAGCGCTGAGCGCGCTCAGCCTGTTTGTACGCGTTCACCTGGAATGAGGAGACTATATCGCTTAGACGGAATTGACCGTTTGGGTTTGACCAGTGGATTGACTTTTGCTGCGATCAAAACTTTATGAATAGTCCGCAGTGATAATTCTTTTTGCTCGTATAGACGGAGTTCATTTTGTATGCGGCGTGCGCCTTTATTCTCAGAATACATACGCAAAATATGGTCTTGATCGGTTTGTGTAACCTTACGATTAGGGCTATTATGGGGGCGACGACTCATTGAACTCAAGCCCATTTCGCCCGGGAGACGCCACAACGTCGGCATCCCACCCCGGCATCCCCCAGCTCTTCGTATAGCTTGACCCATTTAAGTCGACAGCGTATTTGTGCGTCCATCCGACTATTTTAATTGAAATGATCTATGTAAATCACACAAATTAAAATAGGCGGATGAAAGACCTTTCCATCAATCTCCCCATGCCTTGCGATTTATTGCATCTATTAAAGATTCCAATTCATTTCCAGTTGCATTAAAAGACCAATCAGGTCCAGCAATTTCTACTGAGAGCATTTCTTCACTTACTATATCAATAAGGATATCTCTTTCTTCTTCTTCATTTAGAGATCCAGAAAGCAAAGCATCAACCAACTTCATCTTCTCTGGATTGCGTTTAGAAATAACTGTTCTTAAAAGTGAACTTTCTCTAGTATTCATTTTCTTGCTCCAATTTTAGATCCTGGCCAAACTGTAACAATTTCTCCTTTTGGATTAATTACGACAGTAGCGTCTTTCCCTTTCAAACGGAAAGTAGGTCCTTTTTCAGTTGGAATATGCTTAATAGCAATCGGATTTCCCCAAGCATCTAAAATACTATTAGCATTGACTCCCGAACCTTCACGCGAAATAGCATGATTAATCCCATGTTTAGTATAGCCAATAATCCCCGTCGGCATCCGAACGCCTACCGCTTGCTCTGCAGAAAGTTGCATAGTCAATCTGTTACTGCTTATAGCCGTAGTGATTACTTGGTTTGGGATCGGAGCACGTGCAGTTGTTTGTTCAGCTACCAACAAACTAAAGTCCAATAGTGGCTTGCCATTGGGTCCTAAGGTTCTTCCCGCTTTCGCTAAGTCAACATGCAAAAACTCTTTTGCCGTTTCCTTACCTAAACGAACTCCAACGTTACCCAGCGATGCAGTGAGCTGAGCCGCACCCACTGTTCCCATTGCCAGATTAAATTGCCTAAATCACGGCCAAGCTGTAATGCATTCTGATCGCCGCCTTCTCTTACCGTGGCCTGTATCCGGTTGATTTTGGCATCCCATTCAGCATAGATCGCTTGGCCTACCTGTGCTCGTACCTCTTTATTTCTAACCAGCGAGATTAATCCACTTATAGTCTTGATCGGGTGTAATATAGTTGTGCGTTTTACATACTTTCCATAGTATCCGAGCCATTTCTGGGTAACTCTTATTAATCAATAGGCTTAGTGCAAACAAGGTGTGTCAACTCATATTTCCCGTCATGTACATATGGAAACCAACCGTAACTGTCTGAAATAATCTCTTTTTTACAAAAGAAACATACATCAGGCCAACCATCCGCACGCCATTTCGCGATAACTTCAAACGGCACACCAAGAGCATAAGCTGACCACTCTTTTATTGAAAAACCTAACATCTCATGAACAGGAAGATCCTCTACTATCAAATACCCAAAATAATAATCAAGTATTTTTTCAGCTTCATAAGAAGTTAGTATTGCTTCAAACACTTCATTAAGCAAATCTCGTTTTTTTCAAATTATCACCTTCCGAGTTTTCTACCAGGCACTGCCGACTTATATATGTTCCCTTCCACTGGATCCATTGAACCCATATGATCATCATTTTTATTATAAACCTCAATATCATTATGCGTTATCCCATTCATAGTACAGTTTGCCACCAGCT belongs to Mycoavidus sp. B2-EB and includes:
- a CDS encoding colicin E3/pyocin S6 family cytotoxin — protein: MGTFDTVIFSKMASSENNRENLPKADNSVWHGLQNSGNGIKLVANCTMNGITHNDIEVYNKNDDHMGSMDPVEGNIYKSAVPGRKLGR